From a region of the Candidatus Binataceae bacterium genome:
- a CDS encoding YebC/PmpR family DNA-binding transcriptional regulator: MSGHSKWSSIKHKKAARDAKRGKVFTKLIKEITIAARLGGGDINANPRLRTAVLTARAQSMPNDNIDRAIKKGTGELGGGQLEEVTYEGYGPGGVAITADIFTDNRNRTVAEIRFIFGRHGGNMGETGCVGWMFKKRGVIAIEKSAADEDKLIELALEAGADDVTSDSDTYQVMSAPENFNAVRDAIEKAGIAMLSAEVARVPENTVAVSGHTAEQVLKLMEELEEHDDVQSVAANFDISDEDIAQFSAA; this comes from the coding sequence ATGTCAGGTCATTCAAAGTGGAGTTCGATCAAGCATAAGAAGGCGGCGCGCGACGCCAAGCGCGGCAAGGTCTTCACCAAGCTTATCAAGGAAATCACGATCGCGGCGCGCCTCGGCGGCGGCGATATCAACGCCAATCCGCGCCTGCGCACGGCGGTGCTGACGGCGCGGGCGCAGTCGATGCCCAACGACAACATAGATCGCGCGATCAAAAAGGGCACCGGCGAGCTCGGCGGCGGCCAGCTCGAGGAAGTTACCTACGAAGGCTACGGCCCCGGTGGCGTTGCGATCACTGCTGACATTTTCACCGACAATCGAAATCGCACCGTCGCGGAAATCCGCTTCATATTTGGCCGTCACGGCGGCAACATGGGTGAAACCGGATGCGTCGGCTGGATGTTCAAGAAGCGCGGCGTTATCGCGATCGAAAAATCCGCCGCCGATGAGGACAAGCTGATCGAGCTCGCGCTCGAAGCCGGCGCCGACGACGTCACCAGCGACAGTGACACTTACCAGGTGATGAGCGCGCCCGAGAATTTCAACGCGGTGCGCGACGCGATCGAAAAAGCCGGCATCGCGATGCTGAGCGCGGAAGTTGCGCGCGTCCCCGAAAACACGGTCGCAGTTTCCGGTCATACTGCGGAGCAGGTTCTGAAGCTGATGGAAGAACTCGAAGAGCACGACGACGTGCAGAGCGTTGCGGCCAACTTCGACATCAGCGACGAAGACATTGCGCAGTTCTCGGCCGCCTGA
- a CDS encoding cbb3-type cytochrome c oxidase subunit I: protein MSAPIVAEPNGFELPENQLAVIRWNILFGFAVLAVGVLFGLEQALNYARIDAVKYYPGIHSYYQGLTLHGVLNALVLTTAFANGFVSLTTARGLGRALNGALLQIAFWLLLIGSLLAAFAMLTDHANVLYTFYPPLQAQWTFYLGLAMVVISTWVTSANQLVMLRAWRREHPGERIPLMAFMSVTTYIMWDIASVGLAVEVVGLLLPWSLGLIAGSDPLLSRTLFWFTGHPIVYFWLLPIYISWYGLIPKQSGGLLFSDTLTRIAFLMFIVLVPVGFHHQFLDPGVPEKIKFAVTILTFGIFFPSLMTAFAVMYALEIAGRRAGGTGLIGWFFRIPWSNPSVSAQVLGMLAFLLGGISGLMNASFSMNLDIHNTAFIPGHFHLTLGTAVALSYMGIAYWLIPYLFKRKLWMPRLAVVQAFLYFGGVLIFSRGMMYGGLHGMPRRTALALSTYDQPAWHAAGAMAAIGGTIMFISAMLFFLVLVMTIVAGERGAREDVPFTATVQAPALSGWPVKLDALRYFVVASVVLCILVYGPFLYMYLPPHLGILPLRYP, encoded by the coding sequence ATGAGCGCCCCTATCGTCGCGGAGCCCAATGGCTTCGAGCTGCCGGAGAATCAGCTCGCTGTCATCCGGTGGAATATACTATTTGGCTTTGCGGTGCTCGCGGTGGGTGTGCTGTTCGGTCTCGAGCAGGCGCTCAACTACGCCAGGATCGATGCCGTCAAATACTATCCCGGTATTCATTCGTACTATCAGGGCCTGACCCTTCATGGCGTGTTGAACGCGCTCGTACTCACGACGGCGTTTGCAAATGGATTCGTCTCGCTGACCACGGCGCGCGGACTAGGTCGAGCGCTGAACGGCGCGCTGCTGCAGATCGCATTCTGGCTATTGCTCATCGGTTCGTTGCTGGCCGCGTTCGCGATGCTGACCGATCACGCAAACGTGCTCTACACCTTTTACCCGCCGTTGCAGGCGCAATGGACGTTTTACTTGGGCCTGGCGATGGTGGTGATCAGCACCTGGGTAACGAGCGCGAATCAGCTCGTAATGCTGCGCGCGTGGCGCCGCGAGCACCCCGGCGAGCGCATCCCGCTGATGGCCTTCATGTCGGTCACTACCTACATCATGTGGGATATCGCGTCGGTCGGCCTCGCGGTTGAAGTCGTCGGACTGCTCTTGCCGTGGTCGCTCGGACTGATCGCCGGTTCCGATCCGCTGCTCAGCCGCACGCTGTTCTGGTTTACCGGCCATCCGATCGTATATTTCTGGCTATTGCCAATATACATCTCATGGTACGGGTTGATTCCGAAGCAGTCTGGCGGGTTGCTTTTCAGCGATACGCTGACCCGGATTGCGTTCCTGATGTTCATCGTCCTCGTGCCGGTCGGGTTCCATCATCAGTTTCTCGATCCCGGGGTTCCAGAAAAGATTAAGTTCGCCGTCACGATACTCACTTTCGGAATATTTTTTCCCAGCCTGATGACGGCGTTCGCAGTTATGTATGCGCTCGAGATCGCAGGACGGCGGGCGGGAGGCACCGGCCTCATCGGATGGTTCTTCAGGATCCCGTGGAGCAATCCATCGGTGAGCGCCCAGGTGCTGGGGATGCTGGCGTTTTTACTCGGCGGCATTTCCGGACTGATGAACGCGAGCTTCTCGATGAATCTCGATATTCACAACACCGCCTTCATCCCCGGGCATTTCCATCTGACGCTCGGTACTGCGGTTGCTCTATCATACATGGGAATCGCGTATTGGCTGATCCCCTATTTGTTCAAGCGCAAACTGTGGATGCCGCGACTCGCGGTCGTTCAGGCGTTTCTCTATTTCGGCGGCGTGCTGATTTTCTCGCGTGGCATGATGTATGGCGGCCTGCACGGGATGCCGCGGCGAACGGCGCTCGCACTCAGCACCTACGATCAGCCGGCGTGGCATGCGGCCGGTGCGATGGCCGCGATTGGCGGCACGATCATGTTCATCAGCGCGATGCTGTTCTTCCTTGTGCTGGTGATGACGATCGTTGCGGGAGAGCGGGGCGCGCGCGAGGACGTGCCGTTCACGGCGACAGTGCAGGCGCCGGCGCTCTCAGGATGGCCGGTGAAGCTCGATGCGTTGCGCTACTTCGTCGTCGCGTCGGTCGTGTTGTGTATCCTGGTCTACGGCCCGTTCCTCTATATGTACCTGCCGCCGCACCTGGGGATCCTGCCGCTCCGGTATCCTTGA
- the ruvA gene encoding Holliday junction branch migration protein RuvA, producing MIATLAGTLAVRDSQRIVVETGGVGYEVFIPLSTYYKLPGAGEPVRLEIRQVVREDALMLYGFMEAGEKRSFDLLMQVQHVGPKLALAILSVLAPEELVAAISREDVERIDAVPGVGPKVAERVVRELRDKVGDLKLAGAAPSATNGAARPAAPASGGGLVDDAVSALVNLGLKPIEARKTVEKVVAEDAAAKNNLEIAIRKSLAVLFGEK from the coding sequence ATGATCGCGACGCTTGCCGGCACGCTCGCGGTGCGCGATTCGCAGCGAATCGTGGTCGAGACCGGCGGCGTCGGCTACGAGGTTTTCATCCCGCTCAGCACTTACTACAAGCTGCCCGGAGCCGGCGAGCCCGTGCGACTCGAGATTCGCCAGGTCGTGCGCGAAGACGCGCTCATGCTTTATGGCTTCATGGAAGCCGGCGAGAAGCGATCGTTCGACCTTCTGATGCAGGTGCAGCATGTTGGACCGAAGCTCGCGCTTGCGATCCTGTCGGTGCTCGCACCGGAGGAACTGGTTGCGGCGATCTCGCGCGAGGACGTCGAGCGAATCGACGCGGTGCCGGGCGTCGGGCCAAAGGTGGCTGAGCGCGTGGTGCGCGAGCTGCGCGACAAGGTGGGAGACTTGAAGCTCGCTGGTGCCGCTCCATCCGCAACGAATGGCGCTGCACGTCCCGCTGCTCCTGCTTCAGGCGGCGGCCTCGTTGACGATGCCGTCTCCGCGCTCGTCAACCTGGGCCTCAAGCCGATCGAAGCACGCAAGACGGTGGAAAAAGTTGTGGCCGAAGACGCGGCGGCTAAAAACAATCTTGAAATTGCGATAAGAAAGTCGCTGGCGGTGCTGTTTGGCGAGAAGTGA
- a CDS encoding acyl-CoA dehydrogenase family protein: MDFSYTPEQEQFRSTLRAWLEKNSAEVFGKSGEGLGGSTASLLDVRDDERWAQLREYHRRLHEAGFVALHWPKEYGGAGAPLVDQSIYQDEVLRLGLPLYGANQLALDRIGPTIWLMGTEAQQKRYLPKMLTGEEIWCQGYSEPNAGSDLAGLQTRAVVEGDAFVVNGQKVWTSLAHRADWQVLLVRTDPQAPKHKGISYLLVDMKTPGITIKPLVQITGDAGFNEVFYDNVRVPKENLVGEVNRGWEVSIATLMYERVSGGTRHPVERTINELIELSRQVNFQGVPAHKHPYVRQKVAQFAAEARCLRLSRYRSLTSQIRGKVPGPESSFGKLFATELNLRVAMFADELLGAFGSIESGSAGSVEGGRWMHRTLAARGLTIAAGSSEIQHNIIGERVLKLPKG, translated from the coding sequence ATGGATTTCAGCTACACGCCCGAGCAGGAACAGTTCCGCAGCACGCTTCGCGCCTGGCTGGAGAAAAATTCCGCTGAGGTTTTCGGCAAGAGCGGCGAAGGTCTCGGCGGATCGACGGCGAGCCTCCTCGACGTGCGCGATGACGAGCGCTGGGCGCAACTCCGCGAGTACCATCGCCGGCTGCACGAGGCTGGATTCGTTGCGCTGCACTGGCCCAAGGAATATGGGGGCGCGGGCGCTCCGCTCGTCGACCAATCGATCTACCAGGATGAAGTCCTGCGCCTTGGACTGCCGCTCTACGGCGCCAACCAGCTCGCACTTGATCGGATCGGGCCGACGATCTGGCTGATGGGCACCGAGGCGCAGCAGAAGCGCTACCTGCCCAAGATGCTCACCGGCGAGGAGATCTGGTGCCAGGGATATTCGGAGCCCAACGCCGGCTCCGATCTCGCGGGACTGCAGACGCGCGCCGTGGTCGAGGGCGACGCGTTCGTCGTCAACGGGCAGAAAGTGTGGACCAGTCTCGCGCATCGCGCGGATTGGCAGGTGCTGCTCGTGCGCACCGATCCGCAAGCGCCCAAGCACAAGGGTATCTCGTACCTGCTGGTCGACATGAAGACTCCCGGCATCACGATCAAGCCGCTGGTGCAGATAACCGGCGATGCGGGATTTAACGAGGTCTTCTATGACAACGTGCGCGTGCCAAAAGAAAATCTCGTCGGCGAGGTGAATCGCGGATGGGAGGTATCGATCGCGACCCTGATGTACGAGCGCGTCTCGGGCGGCACGCGGCATCCGGTCGAGCGCACTATCAACGAGTTGATCGAGCTGTCACGGCAGGTCAACTTCCAGGGCGTGCCCGCGCATAAGCATCCCTACGTGAGGCAGAAAGTGGCGCAGTTCGCAGCCGAGGCGCGATGCCTTCGGCTTAGCCGCTATCGCTCGCTGACTTCCCAAATCCGCGGCAAAGTGCCGGGGCCGGAGAGCTCCTTCGGCAAGTTGTTCGCGACCGAGCTCAACCTGCGAGTCGCGATGTTCGCTGATGAATTGCTGGGCGCATTCGGCAGTATCGAGAGCGGCAGCGCCGGTTCAGTCGAAGGCGGCCGCTGGATGCATCGAACGCTGGCGGCGCGCGGGCTGACGATCGCGGCAGGATCGAGCGAAATTCAGCACAACATCATTGGCGAGCGCGTGTTAAAGCTACCCAAGGGCTGA
- a CDS encoding OmpA family protein, translating into MIHRSRTALLAFLVGLTVIANGCAAWNDHIQADRQWGMCGLGGAVIGALVGGGAGVGIAIASEGGHENTTGRDAAGGVIGGVGGGIAGAFIGHILCDPVIQAAAPPPPPPPPPPPPPPPPPMKQKLVLRGVHFDFNKYDIRPGDAAILDEAATTLKANPGVVIDVNGYCDAIGGEEYNLKLSDKRSRAVANYLIQQGIPATQLMVHGYGKTDFVAPNDTAEGRAQNRRVELVPEQ; encoded by the coding sequence ATGATTCATAGATCGAGGACTGCCCTGCTGGCCTTTCTCGTCGGTTTGACCGTGATCGCCAACGGCTGCGCCGCTTGGAACGATCACATTCAGGCCGACCGCCAATGGGGGATGTGCGGCCTGGGCGGAGCAGTTATCGGCGCGCTCGTCGGCGGCGGTGCCGGCGTGGGCATCGCGATCGCCAGCGAGGGTGGCCATGAGAATACCACCGGCCGCGACGCCGCAGGCGGCGTAATCGGCGGTGTCGGCGGCGGCATCGCTGGCGCTTTCATCGGACACATCCTCTGCGATCCTGTGATTCAGGCCGCGGCACCACCGCCTCCTCCGCCGCCGCCTCCACCGCCTCCACCGCCTCCGCCTCCAATGAAGCAGAAGCTGGTGCTGCGTGGCGTGCATTTTGATTTCAACAAGTACGACATCCGGCCGGGAGACGCCGCGATCCTCGACGAGGCCGCGACCACGCTCAAGGCCAACCCAGGCGTCGTCATCGACGTAAACGGCTATTGCGATGCGATCGGCGGCGAAGAGTACAACCTCAAGCTGTCCGACAAGCGCTCGCGTGCAGTCGCGAATTACCTGATACAGCAGGGTATTCCGGCGACGCAGCTGATGGTCCACGGCTACGGCAAGACGGACTTCGTCGCGCCGAACGATACCGCCGAGGGCCGCGCGCAGAACCGTCGCGTCGAACTCGTTCCTGAGCAATAA
- a CDS encoding cytochrome c oxidase subunit II yields METYEKGFLVASGVILIAFLGALAYSVFVMGVSMPGRAQMIACSTDQRLRKILRVTPPFNSPGVHQIAPGKYEVAVIGQTWSFTPDDIEIPLGAEVTFRATSSDVIHGFMIVGTNVNMMLIPGEVSTETYRFTRPGEYLLLCHEYCGRLHHTMSGKVVVK; encoded by the coding sequence ATGGAAACCTACGAAAAGGGCTTCCTGGTTGCGTCCGGGGTCATTCTGATCGCGTTCCTCGGCGCGCTGGCCTACAGCGTATTCGTGATGGGCGTTTCGATGCCGGGGCGGGCGCAGATGATCGCGTGCTCGACGGATCAGCGGCTGCGCAAGATCCTGCGTGTGACGCCGCCCTTTAATAGTCCGGGCGTTCACCAGATCGCACCGGGGAAATATGAAGTAGCGGTCATCGGTCAGACCTGGTCGTTCACTCCGGATGACATCGAGATTCCACTCGGAGCGGAAGTGACCTTCCGCGCGACCTCGTCGGATGTAATTCATGGCTTCATGATCGTCGGCACCAATGTGAACATGATGCTTATCCCGGGCGAGGTATCGACTGAGACGTATCGCTTCACGCGGCCGGGAGAATACCTGCTGCTGTGCCATGAATACTGCGGCCGGCTACATCACACGATGTCGGGAAAAGTGGTGGTTAAATGA
- the ruvC gene encoding crossover junction endodeoxyribonuclease RuvC yields MRVLGVDPGSVICGYGLVEGRLGHHSFIAAGAIRTASLERGPARLRRIHEELLRIIDEYAPGALALERHFIAANVQSAFRLGEARAMALLAAAERDLDLCEYPPNQVKLAVAGHGHADKEQVKYMVRRALALDSEYQLTNDAADALAVALCHLGSSRPAMLIDGVVRNRVATPRVTR; encoded by the coding sequence ATGCGGGTACTCGGGGTGGACCCCGGGAGCGTTATTTGCGGCTACGGTCTGGTCGAGGGCCGCTTGGGCCACCATTCCTTCATCGCGGCAGGAGCCATTCGGACCGCATCGCTTGAGCGGGGCCCCGCGCGGCTGCGCCGCATCCACGAAGAGCTGCTTCGAATTATCGACGAATACGCGCCAGGCGCGCTCGCGCTCGAGCGCCACTTCATTGCTGCTAACGTGCAGAGCGCGTTTCGCCTCGGCGAGGCGCGCGCGATGGCGCTCTTGGCGGCCGCGGAGCGCGATCTCGATCTGTGCGAGTATCCGCCCAATCAGGTGAAGCTGGCTGTCGCAGGCCACGGCCATGCCGACAAGGAGCAGGTGAAATACATGGTGCGGCGCGCGCTCGCGCTCGACTCGGAGTATCAACTGACGAACGACGCGGCAGATGCGCTCGCGGTCGCGCTCTGTCATCTCGGCAGCTCGCGGCCCGCGATGCTGATTGATGGCGTCGTCCGCAATCGCGTTGCGACTCCCAGGGTGACGCGATGA
- a CDS encoding type 1 glutamine amidotransferase, whose product MAKIYVLQHHPAENLGRIADALEGAALAWQYVRIHDGQLVPADMKGAGGLVVMGGPMGVYQTERYPFLKDEMALIRNAVEQGRPVMGICLGAQIVAAALGARVEKNPRGKEIGWYPIQLEAAAKDDRLFKGIADTVTTFHWHGDHFDVPKGAVSLATSDKTPCQAFRYGTNVYALQFHIEVKRESVAMMSAAFARELEREKISSDEMIAREAEYEPAMERLSDTIFGRWAAPIQGT is encoded by the coding sequence ATGGCCAAAATCTACGTCCTTCAACATCATCCTGCTGAGAACCTTGGGCGCATCGCCGATGCACTCGAAGGCGCGGCGCTGGCGTGGCAGTACGTGCGGATTCATGACGGACAGCTCGTGCCTGCCGACATGAAGGGCGCGGGCGGCCTGGTCGTGATGGGCGGGCCGATGGGTGTCTATCAGACCGAGCGCTATCCGTTCCTCAAAGACGAAATGGCGCTGATTCGTAATGCGGTCGAGCAGGGCCGCCCGGTGATGGGCATCTGCCTGGGCGCGCAAATCGTCGCGGCGGCTCTGGGCGCCAGGGTGGAGAAGAATCCGCGCGGCAAGGAAATCGGATGGTATCCGATCCAGCTCGAGGCGGCTGCTAAAGATGACCGCTTGTTTAAGGGAATCGCCGATACGGTCACGACCTTTCACTGGCACGGCGATCACTTCGATGTGCCGAAGGGCGCCGTTTCGCTCGCCACCTCGGACAAGACTCCCTGCCAGGCGTTTCGTTACGGCACGAACGTCTATGCGCTTCAATTTCATATCGAGGTGAAGCGTGAGAGCGTCGCGATGATGTCGGCGGCGTTCGCGCGCGAGCTCGAGCGCGAGAAAATCTCTTCCGATGAAATGATCGCTCGCGAAGCGGAATACGAACCGGCGATGGAGCGGCTGTCGGATACTATTTTCGGGCGCTGGGCGGCTCCGATCCAGGGAACGTAA
- the ruvB gene encoding Holliday junction branch migration DNA helicase RuvB, producing the protein MARSDDIDEAFPPEQSRPDAERVVSRKPADEEEKVDHALRPRALNEFVGQDRLKQILGMSIAAARGRGEVLDHQLFSGPPGLGKTSLAHIIARELGVNVHVTSGPAIERAADLAALVNNLEKGDILFIDEIHRLQKVVEERLYSAMEDFELHIVVGEGMGARTMKLAVKPFTLVGATTRSGLLSSPLRDRFGHHSHLDFYKPAELVEIVRRSARLLKIELDEGGASEIASRSRGTPRIANRLLRRVRDFAQVNEAPVVKREIALGALELLEVDSAGFDKMDRAILRAIIEKFDGGPVGVESLAAAVGEETDTIEEVYEPYLLQEGFLARTSRGRVATQRAYTHLGVTRRGSLF; encoded by the coding sequence TTGGCGAGAAGTGACGACATCGACGAGGCCTTTCCGCCCGAGCAATCGCGTCCCGACGCCGAGCGCGTCGTATCGCGCAAGCCGGCGGACGAGGAAGAGAAAGTCGATCACGCGCTGCGTCCGCGTGCGCTGAACGAATTCGTCGGCCAGGATCGTCTCAAGCAAATCCTTGGGATGTCGATCGCAGCGGCGCGCGGCCGCGGCGAAGTGCTCGACCATCAGTTGTTCTCCGGCCCGCCCGGACTCGGCAAGACTTCGCTCGCGCATATCATTGCGCGCGAGCTCGGCGTCAATGTCCATGTGACCTCGGGGCCCGCGATCGAGCGCGCCGCCGACCTTGCCGCGCTCGTGAACAATCTCGAAAAAGGCGACATCTTGTTTATCGATGAAATCCATCGGTTGCAGAAAGTCGTCGAGGAGCGGCTCTACTCCGCGATGGAGGACTTTGAGCTGCATATCGTGGTGGGCGAGGGGATGGGTGCGCGCACGATGAAGCTCGCGGTCAAGCCGTTCACCCTGGTCGGCGCGACGACCCGCTCGGGGCTCTTGAGCTCGCCGCTGCGCGACCGCTTCGGCCATCATTCGCACCTCGACTTTTACAAGCCCGCCGAGCTGGTCGAGATCGTTCGCCGCTCGGCGCGCCTCTTGAAGATCGAGCTCGACGAGGGCGGCGCGAGCGAGATCGCCTCGCGCTCGCGCGGCACGCCGCGTATCGCGAACCGGCTCCTCAGGCGCGTGCGCGATTTTGCACAGGTCAACGAAGCGCCCGTCGTCAAGCGGGAAATCGCGCTTGGCGCACTGGAACTGCTCGAAGTCGATAGCGCAGGCTTCGACAAGATGGATCGCGCGATCCTGAGGGCGATTATCGAGAAGTTCGACGGCGGCCCGGTCGGCGTCGAAAGCCTCGCCGCCGCGGTCGGCGAGGAGACCGACACGATCGAGGAAGTCTACGAGCCATACCTGCTACAGGAAGGCTTCCTCGCCCGCACCTCGCGCGGCCGAGTTGCCACGCAGCGCGCATACACGCATCTGGGGGTAACCCGCCGCGGCTCCCTGTTCTGA
- the icd gene encoding NADP-dependent isocitrate dehydrogenase has protein sequence MAYKIIKVPSDGEKITLGANQKLNVPDRPILPFIEGDGTGRDIWRASQYVFDHAVEKTYGGKKKIAWMEVYAGEKAFNQFNNWLPDETTEAFKEFLVGIKGPLTTPVGGGIRSLNVALRQILDLYVCLRPVRYFDGVPSPVKHPEKLDVVIFRENTEDIYAGVEWPAESPEAKKVIKFLREEMGVTKIRFPETSGIGIKPVSREGSERLIRAALDYAIKHKRKSLTFVHKGNIMKFTEGAFRDWGYALVKREYEGKAIGWDDCNGKPPAGQLLVKDAIADITLQQVLTRPDEFDVVATMNLNGDYLSDALAAQVGGIGIAPGANINYLTGHAIFEATHGTAPKYADQDKVNPGSVILSGVLMFEHMGWQEVADGIIRGMSKAIANKTVTYDFERLMSGAKLLKCSEFGKAIVDNM, from the coding sequence ATGGCGTACAAGATCATCAAAGTTCCGTCCGATGGCGAGAAAATCACCCTTGGTGCGAATCAGAAGCTAAACGTTCCCGACCGGCCAATCCTCCCCTTTATCGAAGGCGACGGCACCGGGCGCGACATCTGGCGCGCCTCGCAATACGTGTTCGATCACGCGGTCGAGAAGACTTACGGCGGCAAGAAAAAGATCGCCTGGATGGAAGTGTACGCGGGCGAGAAGGCCTTCAATCAGTTCAACAACTGGCTGCCCGACGAGACGACCGAAGCGTTCAAGGAATTCCTGGTCGGGATTAAAGGCCCTCTGACGACGCCGGTCGGCGGCGGAATCCGCTCGCTCAACGTCGCGCTGCGCCAGATTCTCGATCTCTACGTATGCCTTCGCCCGGTGCGCTACTTCGACGGCGTGCCGAGCCCGGTGAAGCATCCCGAGAAGCTCGACGTCGTGATCTTCCGCGAGAACACCGAGGACATCTATGCGGGTGTCGAATGGCCCGCGGAATCGCCCGAGGCGAAGAAGGTCATCAAGTTCCTGCGCGAAGAGATGGGCGTGACGAAGATTCGTTTCCCCGAGACTTCCGGCATCGGCATCAAGCCCGTGTCGCGCGAGGGATCGGAGCGCCTCATCCGCGCCGCTCTCGATTACGCGATCAAGCACAAGCGCAAGAGCCTGACCTTCGTGCACAAGGGCAACATCATGAAGTTCACCGAGGGCGCGTTCCGCGATTGGGGCTACGCTCTCGTGAAGCGCGAATACGAGGGCAAGGCTATAGGCTGGGACGATTGCAACGGCAAGCCGCCCGCGGGGCAGCTCCTCGTGAAAGACGCGATCGCGGATATCACGCTCCAGCAGGTGCTGACGCGGCCTGACGAGTTCGACGTCGTGGCTACCATGAACCTCAACGGTGACTACCTGTCAGATGCGCTCGCGGCGCAGGTCGGCGGTATCGGAATCGCGCCGGGCGCGAACATCAACTACCTCACGGGCCACGCGATCTTCGAGGCGACCCACGGCACCGCGCCCAAGTACGCCGATCAGGACAAGGTGAACCCGGGCTCCGTGATCCTGTCGGGCGTGCTGATGTTCGAGCACATGGGCTGGCAGGAAGTCGCCGACGGCATCATCCGCGGCATGAGCAAGGCGATCGCGAACAAGACGGTAACCTACGACTTCGAGCGCCTGATGAGCGGCGCGAAGCTGCTCAAGTGCTCCGAGTTCGGCAAAGCGATCGTTGACAACATGTGA